A stretch of Faecalibacterium duncaniae DNA encodes these proteins:
- a CDS encoding DUF4366 domain-containing protein, with protein sequence MRKNFRFLTVLAVCVMALSCFSVTAFAYADDTEQNLPVTEATQPEQQPETTPAPEKPKGEPIDDKGNAYTRDLLYDKATNKQFITVQTKNGNTFYIVIDYDAPINEDEEQYQTYFLNMVDESDLLALLDEDTAVALTTCNCKEKCAAGQVNTDCPVCKTNMSECTGTAPVTPEPDKDAETDVPAPKPEKKSNVGMILVIFALAGAAGAAYYYIKFVKGRKPKDEDMDFFDDEGYEEEPYINEDEEPQIAEDAETGGDED encoded by the coding sequence ATGCGTAAGAATTTTCGTTTTCTGACCGTCCTTGCGGTCTGCGTCATGGCGCTGTCCTGCTTCTCGGTGACGGCGTTTGCCTACGCCGATGATACCGAACAGAACCTTCCGGTCACGGAGGCAACCCAGCCGGAACAGCAGCCTGAGACTACTCCCGCACCGGAAAAGCCGAAGGGTGAGCCGATTGACGATAAGGGCAACGCCTACACCCGCGACTTGCTCTATGACAAGGCAACCAACAAGCAGTTCATCACTGTCCAGACGAAGAACGGCAACACCTTCTATATCGTCATTGACTACGATGCACCCATCAATGAGGATGAGGAACAGTACCAGACGTACTTCCTCAACATGGTCGATGAAAGCGATCTGCTTGCGCTACTGGATGAAGATACTGCGGTTGCTCTGACCACCTGTAACTGCAAAGAGAAATGCGCTGCCGGTCAGGTCAACACCGACTGCCCGGTCTGCAAGACCAACATGAGCGAATGCACCGGCACAGCCCCCGTTACACCTGAGCCGGACAAGGATGCGGAAACCGATGTCCCTGCGCCTAAGCCTGAAAAGAAATCCAACGTTGGCATGATCCTCGTCATCTTTGCCCTTGCCGGTGCTGCGGGTGCAGCTTATTACTACATCAAGTTCGTCAAGGGCAGAAAGCCCAAGGATGAGGACATGGACTTCTTCGACGATGAAGGCTACGAGGAAGAGCCGTATATCAACGAGGATGAAGAGCCGCAGATTGCGGAGGATGCTGAAACGGGTGGTGATGAAGATTGA
- a CDS encoding DNA topoisomerase 3 — protein MILVIAEKPSVAQSIAKVLGATSRKDGYMEGGNYIVSWCFGHLVELADASSYDERYAKWRYDDLPIVPESWMFEVTKDKAQQFKVLSSLMKDKRVTELVCATDAGREGELIFRLVYNKAGCVKPFKRLWISSLEDSAIREGFNHLRDGKEYDRLYEAALSRSKADWIVGINGTRLFTTLYHKKLVVGRVQTPTLAMLVERDGKISTFQKEKYFNVHVGKGDLTADLEKVKTEEEAKRIAAACEKKQAVVSSLRQEAKTVNPPKLYDLTTLQREANRYYGFTAQQTLDLVQTLYEKKLLTYPRTDSQFITDDMEDTARQVISIVCRHLPLFPGVSITPDISRVTDNSKVTDHHAILPTVQLEKQDVSALPQSEQKILNLIGVRLLCATGEKHTYAETQISLSCEGYEFKTKGKTVVQNGWKAIEELFKSSLKTKEKDDPMKSLPEVHEGDVLEGVSASVTERFTTPPKQYTEDTLLSAMETAGNDQFDDDTEKKGLGTPATRAGIIEKLVKSGFAERKGKSLIPTKDGCNLVCVLPEQITSPKMTAEWENTLMEIERGKADADAFLSGIVRMTGDLVKAYPFLSDAEAQRFGTGKEEIGKCPRCGSPVYVGKGNFYCSNKECSFCLWEDNKFFSSKKKKLTKKIAKELLDKGWCRVTGLYTPKKPQLYDAVIRLDDSGGKYVSFKMEFDR, from the coding sequence TTGATCTTAGTCATTGCTGAAAAGCCCAGCGTTGCCCAGTCCATCGCAAAGGTTCTGGGCGCAACGTCCCGAAAGGACGGCTATATGGAGGGCGGCAATTACATCGTTTCGTGGTGCTTCGGTCATCTGGTGGAGCTGGCAGACGCCAGCTCCTACGATGAGCGGTATGCCAAGTGGCGGTATGACGATCTGCCCATTGTCCCGGAAAGCTGGATGTTTGAGGTCACGAAGGACAAAGCACAGCAGTTCAAGGTGCTGTCCTCTCTCATGAAGGACAAGCGCGTCACCGAGCTTGTCTGTGCAACCGATGCAGGACGCGAGGGAGAGCTGATCTTTCGGCTGGTCTACAACAAAGCCGGATGCGTCAAGCCCTTCAAGCGTCTGTGGATCAGCTCGTTGGAGGACTCCGCCATCCGCGAAGGCTTCAATCATCTCCGGGACGGCAAGGAATATGACCGTCTCTATGAAGCGGCACTCAGCCGCTCGAAGGCGGACTGGATTGTCGGCATCAACGGCACCCGCCTTTTCACCACGCTCTATCACAAGAAGCTGGTGGTCGGGCGCGTCCAGACGCCAACCCTTGCAATGCTGGTGGAGCGCGACGGGAAAATCTCCACGTTCCAGAAGGAGAAGTATTTCAACGTCCACGTCGGCAAGGGCGATCTGACCGCCGATCTGGAAAAGGTCAAAACCGAAGAGGAAGCAAAAAGAATTGCGGCGGCTTGCGAGAAAAAGCAAGCCGTCGTTTCTTCTCTCAGGCAGGAAGCGAAGACGGTCAACCCTCCGAAGCTCTATGATCTGACCACCTTGCAGCGCGAGGCAAACCGCTACTACGGCTTCACTGCCCAGCAGACGCTCGATCTCGTTCAGACACTTTACGAAAAGAAGCTACTGACCTATCCGCGCACGGACAGTCAGTTCATCACGGATGATATGGAGGACACTGCCCGTCAGGTCATTTCCATCGTCTGCCGCCATCTTCCGCTTTTTCCCGGCGTTTCAATCACTCCGGACATTTCCCGCGTAACCGACAACAGCAAGGTCACAGATCACCATGCCATTCTCCCGACCGTCCAGCTTGAAAAGCAGGATGTTTCGGCGCTTCCTCAGTCGGAGCAGAAAATCCTCAATCTTATCGGGGTGCGCCTTCTGTGTGCGACCGGCGAGAAGCACACCTACGCAGAAACGCAGATCTCGCTCTCCTGCGAGGGCTACGAGTTCAAAACCAAGGGGAAGACCGTCGTTCAAAACGGATGGAAAGCCATCGAAGAGCTGTTCAAGTCCTCCCTCAAGACGAAGGAAAAGGACGATCCCATGAAGTCCCTGCCCGAAGTCCATGAGGGCGATGTTCTGGAAGGTGTGTCTGCCAGCGTCACGGAACGCTTCACAACGCCTCCGAAGCAGTACACGGAAGACACGCTCCTGTCTGCGATGGAGACTGCCGGAAACGATCAGTTCGACGATGACACCGAGAAGAAAGGTCTCGGCACTCCCGCAACCCGCGCCGGGATCATTGAGAAGCTGGTGAAATCCGGCTTTGCAGAGCGCAAAGGCAAATCCCTCATTCCCACGAAGGACGGCTGCAACCTCGTCTGCGTCCTGCCGGAACAGATCACGTCTCCCAAAATGACGGCGGAATGGGAAAACACGCTCATGGAGATTGAACGCGGCAAGGCAGATGCGGACGCCTTCCTTAGCGGCATTGTCCGGATGACCGGGGATCTCGTGAAAGCCTATCCCTTCCTCTCCGATGCCGAAGCCCAGCGTTTCGGCACGGGTAAGGAGGAAATCGGCAAATGTCCCCGCTGCGGCTCTCCGGTCTACGTCGGTAAGGGCAACTTCTACTGCTCGAACAAGGAATGCTCCTTCTGCCTGTGGGAAGACAACAAGTTCTTTTCCAGCAAGAAAAAGAAGCTGACCAAGAAGATCGCAAAGGAGCTGCTGGATAAGGGCTGGTGCCGCGTGACCGGGCTTTACACGCCGAAGAAGCCCCAGCTCTACGATGCGGTGATCCGGCTGGATGACAGCGGCGGCAAATACGTCAGCTTCAAGATGGAGTTTGATCGATGA
- a CDS encoding SLOG family protein has translation MSRIIEFRKSAQKAEKQSVQGKSCAFTGHRPQSLPFGFDESDKRCTSLKSVMRDQIVALIENEGVTHFITGMALGVDMYAAEIVLDLKSKYPHITLESAIPCETQAIKWSVASRERYYNIAAKCDKETMLQREYTPDCMDKRNRYMVDHADYILAVWNGCPSGTGNTVRYAHKKGKSIIVINPVSLDVTRE, from the coding sequence ATGTCGCGCATTATTGAGTTTAGAAAGTCTGCTCAAAAAGCTGAAAAGCAATCCGTTCAAGGCAAGAGTTGTGCGTTTACCGGTCATAGACCGCAGAGTCTTCCGTTCGGCTTTGATGAATCCGATAAGCGCTGTACTTCTTTGAAGTCTGTTATGCGGGATCAGATTGTAGCACTCATCGAGAACGAGGGTGTCACGCATTTTATTACCGGCATGGCTCTTGGCGTGGATATGTACGCTGCGGAAATTGTACTCGATTTGAAATCAAAATACCCTCACATTACTCTGGAAAGTGCAATCCCTTGTGAGACACAAGCGATCAAATGGTCTGTGGCTTCACGGGAAAGGTATTACAATATTGCTGCAAAGTGTGACAAGGAGACCATGCTGCAACGGGAGTACACGCCGGACTGCATGGACAAGAGAAATCGGTACATGGTCGATCACGCCGATTATATTCTCGCAGTATGGAATGGATGCCCCAGCGGTACCGGGAACACCGTGAGATATGCCCACAAAAAGGGCAAATCTATCATCGTTATCAATCCGGTTTCCCTTGATGTCACGCGGGAATAA
- a CDS encoding helix-turn-helix domain-containing protein, whose protein sequence is MREKKDINIEIGGNIQVAREQAGYTQDTLSEMLGMTPNHLSAIERGASGISLEALQRLCRLLGISADRIIFGTDEPEAEALALARRISDIKPEYRQQVQELLSAILNMS, encoded by the coding sequence ATGCGAGAGAAGAAGGACATCAATATTGAGATCGGCGGCAATATTCAAGTGGCAAGAGAACAGGCGGGCTATACGCAGGATACGCTCTCAGAAATGCTTGGCATGACGCCGAATCACCTGAGTGCTATTGAGCGTGGTGCTTCCGGTATCTCTCTTGAAGCCTTGCAGCGCCTTTGCCGTTTGCTCGGCATCAGTGCGGACCGAATTATCTTTGGGACTGACGAGCCAGAAGCGGAAGCCCTTGCGCTTGCCAGACGTATTTCGGATATAAAGCCGGAATACCGGCAACAGGTTCAAGAGCTGCTGTCCGCTATTTTGAATATGTCGTAA
- a CDS encoding DUF3849 domain-containing protein, translated as MAENKNAQQVREITDKLEQGIKELFESERFKEYLRTMSKFYNYSFNNTLLIAMQKPEATYVAGYTSWQRNFDRQVMKGEKGIKILAPAPYKVQEEREKIDPATQKPVIGADGKAVTETVEVLRPAFKVVSVFDVSQTDGKELPDIIVDELKGTVENYEAFFDALKQESPVPVSFEDIPGGAKGFFSPVESRIAIQEGMSEIQTVKTAIHEIAHAKLHAVNPDEKTAPEDKKDRHTKEVEAESVAYTVCQRYGIETSDYSFGYIAGWSSGKETKELKSSLDTIRKTAAEMIEGIDAKLKVLLAEKAQSAEKDTEMPAEPMSEVPIYRETANYAYEAGEMEAYRASLAANEECRRAIEAAISSNYGDNRLDADAAVKSVLEQFSPERVRYVLANTIQQKDFDGRIPQPLKEWAKNVEVCPENASRFLVDKPNPGLTALFVDAFRQQTEAQKDVTSEKATERDPEVVAWENDEITSIEVKTVEVKSPVASMPEEAAQAPKAHRLTAEEKEIKAAVMDTLKGQIAYHNDGMRASYRASNHSFNLLARNGVKIEGNTVTQNGEPLFKIHRRHAARKTQGCYRELMPTLEYVKQEQKQEKPSIRDQLKAAAKTQPEKKSPVKSKTHDMEL; from the coding sequence ATGGCTGAAAACAAAAATGCACAGCAAGTCCGCGAAATCACGGACAAGCTGGAACAGGGCATCAAGGAGCTTTTTGAATCCGAGCGGTTCAAGGAATATCTCCGCACGATGTCCAAGTTCTACAACTATTCCTTCAACAACACGCTGCTCATTGCGATGCAGAAGCCGGAGGCAACCTATGTTGCCGGTTATACCTCGTGGCAGCGCAACTTTGACCGTCAGGTCATGAAGGGCGAAAAGGGCATCAAGATTCTTGCACCCGCGCCGTACAAGGTGCAGGAAGAGCGTGAGAAGATTGACCCCGCGACGCAGAAGCCGGTGATCGGCGCAGATGGGAAGGCTGTCACAGAGACGGTTGAGGTTCTGCGTCCTGCCTTCAAGGTGGTGAGTGTCTTTGATGTTTCCCAGACGGACGGCAAGGAGCTTCCGGACATCATCGTCGATGAACTGAAAGGCACCGTCGAGAACTACGAGGCGTTCTTCGATGCGCTCAAGCAGGAATCTCCCGTCCCCGTTTCCTTTGAGGATATTCCGGGCGGCGCAAAGGGATTCTTCTCTCCGGTTGAAAGCCGCATTGCCATTCAGGAAGGCATGAGCGAAATCCAGACGGTCAAGACCGCCATTCACGAGATCGCTCACGCAAAGCTCCACGCCGTTAATCCGGACGAGAAAACCGCCCCCGAAGACAAGAAGGATCGTCACACCAAGGAGGTTGAGGCAGAAAGCGTAGCCTACACTGTCTGTCAGCGGTACGGCATTGAAACCTCGGACTACTCCTTCGGTTATATCGCCGGTTGGTCTTCCGGCAAGGAAACCAAGGAGCTAAAAAGCTCTCTGGACACCATCCGCAAGACGGCGGCTGAAATGATCGAGGGCATTGATGCCAAGCTCAAGGTGCTGCTGGCAGAGAAAGCGCAGTCCGCAGAGAAAGATACCGAAATGCCCGCAGAGCCGATGTCGGAAGTCCCCATTTACCGTGAGACGGCAAATTACGCCTATGAAGCCGGTGAGATGGAAGCATATCGTGCCTCCCTTGCTGCAAACGAGGAATGCCGCAGAGCGATTGAAGCGGCGATCAGCTCCAACTACGGAGATAACCGGCTGGATGCGGATGCTGCCGTGAAAAGCGTCCTTGAGCAGTTCTCTCCGGAGCGCGTCCGGTATGTCCTCGCAAACACCATTCAGCAGAAAGACTTTGACGGGCGCATTCCCCAGCCCCTCAAGGAATGGGCGAAGAACGTTGAGGTCTGCCCGGAGAATGCCTCTCGCTTCCTTGTGGATAAACCCAATCCCGGACTGACAGCACTTTTCGTCGATGCGTTCCGTCAGCAGACCGAAGCTCAAAAGGATGTCACTTCTGAGAAGGCAACGGAAAGAGACCCGGAGGTCGTTGCGTGGGAGAACGATGAGATTACCTCTATTGAGGTAAAAACCGTGGAGGTCAAGTCTCCCGTTGCCTCCATGCCGGAGGAAGCAGCGCAAGCACCGAAGGCGCACCGTCTGACTGCGGAAGAGAAGGAAATCAAAGCCGCCGTCATGGACACGCTCAAGGGGCAGATTGCCTATCACAACGACGGTATGCGGGCGTCCTATCGCGCCTCTAACCACTCCTTCAATCTGCTGGCTCGGAACGGCGTCAAAATCGAGGGCAACACGGTCACGCAGAACGGTGAGCCGCTGTTCAAAATCCATCGCCGTCATGCGGCGCGGAAAACACAGGGCTGTTACCGTGAGCTGATGCCGACGCTGGAATACGTCAAGCAGGAGCAGAAGCAGGAAAAGCCCTCTATCCGCGATCAGCTCAAAGCTGCCGCGAAAACGCAGCCGGAGAAGAAATCCCCGGTCAAATCCAAAACGCACGACATGGAGTTGTGA
- a CDS encoding antirestriction protein ArdA translates to MPVLDGDFEAFVTNLGKYNEGMLVGEWVKFPTTEEEMQNVFERIGIGKQDEFGQPYEEWFITDYECPIYGVQKMLGEYESLDKLNYLAALIDELSLSDQEKLVAIMEAGCDEVSDIDDLINLTFNLDCYDIMPGINDESDLGYYYAHEAGIYSEKDLGPLANYIDYERYGRDIAMDEQGRFTDGGYVRVASERWDRQFNGELDDIPDEYRITGSGETAERDSTIAVLIVEPGKEPYVKEIDSDLKSLQHEVGGCIEAIYPYEDPVALVCNEEGKLEGLPLNRALRDEDGDIYDILAGTFLVVGLTEDSFGSLSVEQMQKFSDHFKVPEQFAKLGDKIVAIPMISKEQQKQESIEQKDFEMNADTSGLTVAGHIGTWHTIDQHEVGGHSFYLMEHDTYGDEAACIIVDERGKLVLDDVYNGFDDDTLRLLDLEVKEVPEMPDPAISVQDMKDYGYAWAGVLPAGQEAAEKALEKGCEVYRLYSDNTEGLCVDAKEIADHAAKGGMLGISKESWMAALEKENYLKAAEMSMEDDYGMIDGIINNGPKEDKTLDAKAPERGEKSSIMDRLKSAKAEKQKECCPPKKHKGEIEL, encoded by the coding sequence ATGCCCGTATTAGACGGTGATTTTGAAGCCTTCGTCACGAACCTTGGCAAGTACAACGAGGGTATGCTGGTCGGTGAGTGGGTGAAGTTCCCGACAACCGAAGAAGAGATGCAGAATGTCTTTGAGCGCATCGGAATCGGCAAGCAGGATGAGTTCGGTCAGCCCTATGAAGAGTGGTTTATCACCGACTACGAATGCCCGATCTATGGCGTTCAGAAGATGCTTGGCGAGTACGAGAGCCTTGATAAGCTCAACTACCTTGCCGCTTTGATTGACGAGCTTTCCCTGAGCGATCAGGAAAAGCTCGTTGCCATTATGGAGGCTGGCTGCGATGAGGTCAGCGACATCGACGATCTCATCAACCTGACGTTCAATCTGGACTGCTACGACATCATGCCCGGTATCAACGACGAATCCGATCTCGGCTACTATTACGCCCACGAAGCCGGTATTTACTCCGAAAAGGATCTCGGTCCTCTGGCAAATTACATCGACTATGAACGCTATGGGCGCGACATTGCGATGGATGAGCAGGGACGCTTCACCGATGGGGGCTATGTCCGCGTTGCAAGTGAACGCTGGGACAGGCAGTTTAACGGGGAACTTGATGATATTCCTGACGAATACCGGATCACCGGCTCAGGGGAAACCGCCGAGCGTGACAGCACCATTGCCGTTCTCATCGTTGAGCCGGGGAAAGAGCCTTATGTGAAGGAGATTGACTCGGATCTCAAGTCCTTGCAGCATGAGGTCGGCGGCTGCATCGAGGCGATTTATCCCTACGAAGACCCTGTTGCTTTAGTCTGCAACGAGGAAGGCAAGCTGGAAGGGCTGCCCCTGAACCGCGCCCTGCGAGATGAGGACGGTGACATCTACGACATTCTTGCCGGTACATTCCTTGTGGTGGGCTTGACGGAGGACAGCTTCGGTTCTCTGAGCGTAGAGCAGATGCAGAAGTTCTCTGACCATTTCAAGGTTCCGGAACAGTTTGCAAAGCTGGGCGATAAGATTGTTGCGATCCCCATGATCTCGAAGGAACAGCAGAAGCAGGAGAGCATCGAGCAGAAGGACTTCGAGATGAACGCCGATACCTCCGGTCTGACGGTTGCCGGTCACATCGGGACGTGGCACACCATTGATCAGCACGAGGTCGGCGGTCACAGCTTTTATCTGATGGAGCATGACACCTACGGCGATGAAGCTGCCTGTATCATTGTCGATGAGCGCGGCAAGCTCGTTCTTGATGATGTCTACAACGGCTTTGACGATGACACGCTCCGCCTTCTCGACCTTGAGGTCAAGGAAGTGCCGGAAATGCCCGATCCCGCGATCTCTGTGCAGGATATGAAGGACTACGGTTACGCATGGGCTGGCGTTCTTCCCGCTGGGCAGGAGGCGGCAGAGAAGGCTTTGGAGAAGGGCTGCGAGGTTTACCGCCTCTATTCCGATAACACCGAGGGCTTGTGTGTAGATGCCAAGGAGATTGCCGATCATGCAGCAAAGGGCGGAATGCTCGGTATCAGCAAGGAAAGCTGGATGGCGGCTCTTGAGAAGGAAAATTATCTCAAGGCAGCGGAGATGTCGATGGAGGATGACTACGGCATGATTGATGGGATCATCAACAACGGTCCGAAGGAGGACAAGACCCTTGATGCCAAAGCCCCCGAAAGGGGCGAAAAGTCCTCCATCATGGACAGGCTCAAGTCTGCAAAGGCTGAAAAGCAGAAGGAATGCTGCCCTCCCAAAAAGCACAAAGGAGAGATTGAACTGTGA
- a CDS encoding DUF4315 family protein, producing the protein MNPKYQKVLSDIEKAEKKKSEIEGQLKELYDKKTELENLEIINTVRSMVMDKDQIMAFLSSMKGGTKHAENMEVIDNA; encoded by the coding sequence ATGAATCCCAAGTATCAAAAAGTCCTCTCCGACATCGAGAAGGCTGAAAAGAAGAAGTCCGAAATCGAAGGGCAGCTCAAGGAGCTGTACGACAAGAAGACGGAGCTGGAAAACCTTGAAATCATCAATACCGTGCGCTCTATGGTGATGGACAAGGATCAGATCATGGCGTTCCTGTCTTCCATGAAGGGCGGCACCAAGCACGCTGAAAATATGGAGGTAATCGACAATGCGTAA
- a CDS encoding transposon-transfer assisting family protein, giving the protein MKNFTVEEINLMCCFNTSSRKRLIDDMKGVTLNDMDGEIAELMYKTVRKLEAMTDTEFEELYIMPDGMVDD; this is encoded by the coding sequence ATGAAAAACTTTACCGTGGAAGAAATCAACCTGATGTGCTGCTTCAATACGTCCAGCCGGAAGCGGCTGATCGACGATATGAAGGGCGTCACCCTGAACGACATGGACGGCGAGATCGCAGAGCTGATGTATAAGACCGTCCGGAAGCTCGAAGCCATGACGGACACGGAGTTTGAGGAACTGTATATCATGCCGGACGGCATGGTGGATGACTGA
- a CDS encoding MutS domain I, which translates to MKKYTDVDIIAELQKLVDSHVDSYKEDFDIDKRIIRRAAESQNPEDKTLMWFCRPHGTHCLNENQVFIQGTRDHNTFRFYAEQTYDECIARVIIPKTVKHGKVFGDVFEINYREQAANVAQNSVAPDHDRLTFADGYVLDAPCRSSLDAAMALVGEHGGVKTHQTLPKDADALAEVLSKQKSRRDRLPDAERTEVLSPLPVAELRKYEAVKKAHPDALVCFAQNGYFELYGKDAEKAAPLLGTKLLEKKVRGKPSMPVTGFREAAWVAGSHKLWKSGVDVFLSKDGETFKELKAADYIPVGATLNVDGIKCRIDAVDFTADEVRLTNIEDKNRPIRFSESIQYVRSYVEDAGAAIYDTIPKKPAARESIRDKLKSAQKAQPPHTPKPQKNKGKDMEL; encoded by the coding sequence ATGAAGAAATACACAGACGTTGACATCATTGCGGAGCTGCAGAAGCTCGTGGACAGTCATGTAGACAGCTACAAGGAAGACTTCGATATCGACAAGCGCATCATCCGCCGCGCCGCCGAAAGCCAGAATCCCGAAGACAAGACGCTGATGTGGTTCTGCCGTCCGCATGGAACGCACTGCCTCAATGAAAATCAGGTCTTTATTCAGGGAACGCGAGATCACAACACCTTCCGTTTCTATGCGGAACAGACCTACGACGAGTGCATTGCCCGCGTCATTATCCCGAAAACCGTCAAGCACGGCAAGGTCTTCGGAGATGTCTTTGAGATCAACTACCGGGAACAGGCGGCAAATGTAGCGCAGAACTCGGTTGCGCCGGATCATGACCGGCTGACCTTTGCAGACGGCTATGTGCTGGACGCCCCATGCCGCAGCAGCTTAGATGCAGCAATGGCTCTGGTCGGTGAGCATGGCGGCGTCAAAACCCACCAGACGCTCCCGAAGGACGCGGATGCTCTGGCGGAAGTGCTGTCCAAGCAGAAAAGCCGCCGTGACAGACTGCCGGATGCAGAAAGGACAGAGGTGCTTTCGCCTCTGCCCGTTGCAGAACTTCGGAAGTACGAAGCAGTCAAAAAGGCTCATCCGGACGCGCTGGTCTGCTTTGCCCAGAATGGCTATTTTGAGCTGTACGGCAAGGACGCGGAAAAAGCCGCGCCGCTTCTCGGCACAAAGCTCCTTGAGAAGAAGGTACGCGGCAAGCCCTCCATGCCGGTGACCGGCTTCCGCGAAGCCGCGTGGGTAGCCGGTTCTCACAAGCTCTGGAAGTCCGGCGTGGATGTCTTTCTCAGCAAGGACGGCGAGACCTTCAAGGAACTCAAAGCCGCAGATTACATTCCTGTCGGCGCGACGCTGAATGTGGATGGCATCAAGTGCAGAATCGACGCGGTTGATTTTACCGCTGATGAAGTCCGGCTGACGAACATCGAGGATAAGAACAGACCAATCCGCTTTTCTGAGAGCATCCAGTATGTCCGCTCGTATGTGGAGGATGCCGGAGCTGCCATCTATGACACCATCCCCAAGAAGCCCGCTGCCCGTGAATCCATCCGCGACAAGCTGAAATCCGCACAGAAAGCACAGCCGCCCCACACACCGAAGCCACAAAAAAACAAAGGAAAGGATATGGAACTCTGA